Proteins from a genomic interval of Solea solea chromosome 10, fSolSol10.1, whole genome shotgun sequence:
- the dcaf15 gene encoding DDB1- and CUL4-associated factor 15 isoform X1 produces the protein MAPSSKSEKDDGKQKAQRRRKDHVVKLLMQGKLSGQLSQRRFRKLPPRVCVPLKNIVSEEFLRAGHIFLGFTKCGRYILSYTSDCGEDDDFSFYTYHLYWWEFNLHSRLKQVHHVRLFAGEEIYSDLYLTVCEWPNDHSKIVIFGFNTRSSSSVLMNLMMSDENNRDIYITIASMPPPKPCSHCCPVPSATTIRTGSGECLEHGYVLNSRYQVVYPFPTFQPAFQLKKDQVILLNTSYSLVACGISLCPGKQGQSSQILYTKRATLSSQASTSLPSTPLASSSSLPQGSPGSRTPPSRPAPISSSPSQSQAAVRAREFAADLFRRAQGGVAGGKETEGQQQRKAADGGEKEAVKIPGDKEVHGERRKDQEKVLRERREEERRTSLPQASTSSGHHNFHQCPEQVMSPASSSSSPSPPPTPSSSQDAGPCEPGYVNYSHLHYCLHQPGMTEQNTGGYEDDKVQLPFTVTDLKGRNLQLVTGPHDGQSVCVEQLTLDFEYLINEVIRSDAAWAPQFCSFSDYDVVILEVCPETNTVMINIGLLLLAFSNLDEDRCRPNTYHSNLQVSWDLNTGVCCTVGVGDLTEVKGQTSFVELNVLTFVSVSGSVWSSYRKSCVNTVMKWLVPESSSRYINRMTNEALHKGSSLQVLADSDRCTWIVL, from the exons ATGGCGCCCAGCTCGAAATCCGAAAAGGACGACGGCAAACAGAAAGCTCAAAGAAGACGCAAGGACCATGTCGTGAAGCTACTCATGCAGGGGAAG CTGTCAGGACAGTTGTCTCAGCGACGCTTCAGGAAGCTCCCACCTCGAGTGTGTGTCCCTTTGAAAAATATTGTCAGCGAGGAGTTCCTGAGAGCAGG GCATATCTTTCTTGGCTTCACGAAATGTGGCCGCTACATCCTGTCCTACACCAGTGACTGTGGAGAAGATGATGATTTCTCTTTCTATACCTACCATCTCTACTGGTGGGAGTTCAATCTGCACAGTAGACTCAAACAG GTCCATCACGTGCGTCTATTTGCAGGCGAGGAGATCTACAGTGACCTCTACCttactgtgtgtgagtggccAAATGACCACTCCAAAATAGTCATCTTTGGTTTTAA TACACGCAGTTCCAGCTCTGTTCTCATGAACTTGATGATGAGTGATGAGAACAACAGAGATATATACATCACCATTGCCTCAATGCCTCCTCCCAAACCCTGCTCTCACTGCTGCCCAGTTCCTTCAGCCACTACCATCCggacag GCAGTGGTGAGTGTCTGGAGCATGGCTATGTGCtcaacagcaggtaccaggtggTGTATCCGTTCCCTACTTTCCAGCCAGCTTTCCAGCTGAAGAAAGACCAGGTGATCCTGTTAAACACAAGCTACTCCTTGGTGGCCTGCGGCATCTCACTCTgcccag GTAAACAGGGTCAATCGTCACAGATCCTCTATACAAAAAGAGCAACTTTATCAAGTCAAGCCTCCACATCGCTTCCATCCACCCCCTTGGCCTCTTCTTCATCACTACCTCAGGGATCTCCCGGAAGCCGAACCCCACCAAGCAGACCTGCTCCCATCTCCTCATCTCCCAGCCAGTCACAGGCAGCTGTGAGAGCCCGGGAGTTTGCAGCGGACCTCTTCAGACGGGCCCAGGGAGGAGTAGCGGGGGGAAAAGAAACTGAGGGCCAGCAACAGAGGAAAGCAGCTGATGGTGGTGAAAAAGAGGCAGTGAAGATACCAGGAGACAAAGAAGTACacggagagaggaggaaagatcAAGAGAAGGTcttgagagagaggagggaggaggagagaaggactAGTTTACCACAGGCATCAACATCCTCTGGGCATCACAATTTTCACCAATGCCCAGAACAAGTGATGTCTCCtgcatcctcttcctcttctccgtCACCCCCTCCAACTCCATCGTCATCCCAGGATGCCGGCCCCTGTGAGCCTGGATACGTGAACTACTCACACTTGCACTACTGCCTCCACCAGCCAGGAATGACAGAGCAGAATACAGGAG gtTATGAAGACGATAAGGTCCAACTACCATTCACAGTTACTGATCTAAAAGGGCGAAACCTGCAGCTGGTCACTGGGCCACACGATGGACAG agtgtgtgtgttgagcagcTGACCCTGGACTTTGAGTACCTTATCAATGAGGTGATCCGGAGCGATGCTGCTTGGGCCCCTCAGTTCTGCTCCTTCAGTGACTATGATGTTGTCATATTAGAA gttTGTCCAGAGACCAACACCGTGATGATCAACATTGGTCTGCTGTTACTGGCGTTCTCCAACTTGGATGAGGATCGCTGCAG GCCAAACACCTACCATTCCAACCTGCAAGTTAGCTGGGATTTAAACACTGGTGTGTGTTGCACCGTGGGTGTTGGTGACCTCACGGAGGTTAAGGGTCAGACAAG TTTTGTTGAGTTAAACGTGTTGACGTTTGTGTCCGTCAGTGGGAGTGTGTGGAGTTCTTACAGAAAGTCCTGCGTAAACACAGTGATGAAGTGGCTGGTCCCTGAGAGCAGCTCCCGCTACATCAATCGCATGACCAACGAAGCTCTCCACAAAG GCTCCTCTCTGCAAGTGTTGGCAGACAGTGACAGATGTACCTGGATTGTGTTATGA
- the dcaf15 gene encoding DDB1- and CUL4-associated factor 15 isoform X2: MAPSSKSEKDDGKQKAQRRRKDHVVKLLMQGKLSGQLSQRRFRKLPPRVCVPLKNIVSEEFLRAGHIFLGFTKCGRYILSYTSDCGEDDDFSFYTYHLYWWEFNLHSRLKQVHHVRLFAGEEIYSDLYLTVCEWPNDHSKIVIFGFNTRSSSSVLMNLMMSDENNRDIYITIASMPPPKPCSHCCPVPSATTIRTGSGECLEHGYVLNSRYQVVYPFPTFQPAFQLKKDQVILLNTSYSLVACGISLCPGKQGQSSQILYTKRATLSSQASTSLPSTPLASSSSLPQGSPGSRTPPSRPAPISSSPSQSQAAVRAREFAADLFRRAQGGVAGGKETEGQQQRKAADGGEKEAVKIPGDKEVHGERRKDQEKVLRERREEERRTSLPQASTSSGHHNFHQCPEQVMSPASSSSSPSPPPTPSSSQDAGPCEPGYVNYSHLHYCLHQPGMTEQNTGGYEDDKVQLPFTVTDLKGRNLQLVTGPHDGQSVCVEQLTLDFEYLINEVIRSDAAWAPQFCSFSDYDVVILEVCPETNTVMINIGLLLLAFSNLDEDRCRPNTYHSNLQVSWDLNTGVCCTVGVGDLTEVKGQTSGSVWSSYRKSCVNTVMKWLVPESSSRYINRMTNEALHKGSSLQVLADSDRCTWIVL, translated from the exons ATGGCGCCCAGCTCGAAATCCGAAAAGGACGACGGCAAACAGAAAGCTCAAAGAAGACGCAAGGACCATGTCGTGAAGCTACTCATGCAGGGGAAG CTGTCAGGACAGTTGTCTCAGCGACGCTTCAGGAAGCTCCCACCTCGAGTGTGTGTCCCTTTGAAAAATATTGTCAGCGAGGAGTTCCTGAGAGCAGG GCATATCTTTCTTGGCTTCACGAAATGTGGCCGCTACATCCTGTCCTACACCAGTGACTGTGGAGAAGATGATGATTTCTCTTTCTATACCTACCATCTCTACTGGTGGGAGTTCAATCTGCACAGTAGACTCAAACAG GTCCATCACGTGCGTCTATTTGCAGGCGAGGAGATCTACAGTGACCTCTACCttactgtgtgtgagtggccAAATGACCACTCCAAAATAGTCATCTTTGGTTTTAA TACACGCAGTTCCAGCTCTGTTCTCATGAACTTGATGATGAGTGATGAGAACAACAGAGATATATACATCACCATTGCCTCAATGCCTCCTCCCAAACCCTGCTCTCACTGCTGCCCAGTTCCTTCAGCCACTACCATCCggacag GCAGTGGTGAGTGTCTGGAGCATGGCTATGTGCtcaacagcaggtaccaggtggTGTATCCGTTCCCTACTTTCCAGCCAGCTTTCCAGCTGAAGAAAGACCAGGTGATCCTGTTAAACACAAGCTACTCCTTGGTGGCCTGCGGCATCTCACTCTgcccag GTAAACAGGGTCAATCGTCACAGATCCTCTATACAAAAAGAGCAACTTTATCAAGTCAAGCCTCCACATCGCTTCCATCCACCCCCTTGGCCTCTTCTTCATCACTACCTCAGGGATCTCCCGGAAGCCGAACCCCACCAAGCAGACCTGCTCCCATCTCCTCATCTCCCAGCCAGTCACAGGCAGCTGTGAGAGCCCGGGAGTTTGCAGCGGACCTCTTCAGACGGGCCCAGGGAGGAGTAGCGGGGGGAAAAGAAACTGAGGGCCAGCAACAGAGGAAAGCAGCTGATGGTGGTGAAAAAGAGGCAGTGAAGATACCAGGAGACAAAGAAGTACacggagagaggaggaaagatcAAGAGAAGGTcttgagagagaggagggaggaggagagaaggactAGTTTACCACAGGCATCAACATCCTCTGGGCATCACAATTTTCACCAATGCCCAGAACAAGTGATGTCTCCtgcatcctcttcctcttctccgtCACCCCCTCCAACTCCATCGTCATCCCAGGATGCCGGCCCCTGTGAGCCTGGATACGTGAACTACTCACACTTGCACTACTGCCTCCACCAGCCAGGAATGACAGAGCAGAATACAGGAG gtTATGAAGACGATAAGGTCCAACTACCATTCACAGTTACTGATCTAAAAGGGCGAAACCTGCAGCTGGTCACTGGGCCACACGATGGACAG agtgtgtgtgttgagcagcTGACCCTGGACTTTGAGTACCTTATCAATGAGGTGATCCGGAGCGATGCTGCTTGGGCCCCTCAGTTCTGCTCCTTCAGTGACTATGATGTTGTCATATTAGAA gttTGTCCAGAGACCAACACCGTGATGATCAACATTGGTCTGCTGTTACTGGCGTTCTCCAACTTGGATGAGGATCGCTGCAG GCCAAACACCTACCATTCCAACCTGCAAGTTAGCTGGGATTTAAACACTGGTGTGTGTTGCACCGTGGGTGTTGGTGACCTCACGGAGGTTAAGGGTCAGACAAG TGGGAGTGTGTGGAGTTCTTACAGAAAGTCCTGCGTAAACACAGTGATGAAGTGGCTGGTCCCTGAGAGCAGCTCCCGCTACATCAATCGCATGACCAACGAAGCTCTCCACAAAG GCTCCTCTCTGCAAGTGTTGGCAGACAGTGACAGATGTACCTGGATTGTGTTATGA
- the khsrp gene encoding far upstream element-binding protein 2 codes for MSDFGGLPTNGVGAGMKNDAFADAVQRARQIAAKIGGDGVPAASNNGGAEAYPFKAQKRSLEEADEPDAKKVAPQSERDSALSIGPKLAALSQQSVRPSTMSEDYKVPDAMVGLVIGRGGEQINKIQQDSGCKVQIAHDTVGLPERSISLTGSPDAIERAKALIEDIVSRGHETTNGQTGSMQEMIIPAGKAGLIIGKGGETIRQLQERAGVKMILIQDGSQPPNVDKPLRIIGDPYKVQQAKDMVNEILRERDHAGFGERSEYGSRMGGGGGGGGGGGGGGGGGGIDIAVPRHSVGVVIGRSGEMIKKIQADTGVKIQFKPDDGTGPDKIAHIMGPPDQCQHAASVITELLQSIRDREEGGQGGPPGAGSGMPPGGRGRGRGQGNWGGPPGGGMTFSIPAHKCGLVIGRGGENVKSINQQTGAFVEISNQPPPNGDPNFKLFTIRGSPQQIDHAKQLIEEKIEAPLCPVGGGGGGGPGPGGPGGPGGPGGPGGPGGPGGPMGPYNPNPYNAGPPGGAPHGAAPSGPQYYQNWGNNYQQWQAPGPHDPNKAAADPNAAWAAYYAQYYAQYNNGQQPGGAMPAQAPGAGPAAAAPGDQSQAAQAQGGQPDYTKAWEEYYKKMGMTQPAAGAAGAAAAPAAAAAAAAAATGGGGGAAGGGQQDYSAAWAEYYRQQAAYYGQPDQSPGQAPGQQPGQQAQ; via the exons ATGTCTGATTTCGGCGGTTTGCCGACGAACGGAGTCGGTGCTGGGATGAAAAACGACGCTTTTGCCGATGCAGTACAACGAGCCAGACAG ATTGCAGCTAAAATAGGTGGAGATGGTGTCCCTGCAGCAAGTAACAACGGAGGCGCTGAGGCTTATCCATTCAAGGCACAAAAACGTTCTTTGGAAGAAGCAG ATGAACCTGACGCCAAGAAGGTAGCACCTCAGAGTGAAAGAGATTCTGCTTTGT CTATTGGTCCTAAGCTGGCTGCTTTGTCCCAACAAAG TGTCAGACCCTCTACAATGTCGGAAGATTACAAAGTCCCTGATGCCATGGTGGGTCTCG TCATTGGCCGAGGGGGTGAACAGattaacaaaatacaacaggATTCTGGCTGTAAAGTCCAAATTGCTCATG ACACTGTAGGACTTCCAGAAAGAAGCATCTCTCTGACTGGATCACCAGATGCCATAGA GAGAGCCAAAGCACTGATAGAGGACATAGTGTCCAGGGGGCACGAGACGACCAATGGGCAGACGGGTTCCATGCAGGAGATGATCATCCCTGCAGGAAAGGCTGGCCTCATTATAGGCAAAGGAGGAGAGACCATTAGACAGCTACAG GAACGAGCTGGAGTTAAAATGATCCTTATTCAAGATGGTTCCCAGCCACCAAATGTTGATAAACCCCTCCGCATCATTGGAGACCCCTACAAAGTGCAG cAAGCAAAAGATATGGTCAACGAGATTCTACGAGAAAGGGATCATGCTGGCTTCGGAGAAAGGAGTGAATATGGATCAAGGATGGGAGGTggtggcggaggaggaggaggcggcggtggaggaggaggcggcggcggcatTGAT ATTGCTGTGCCCCGCCACTCAGTGGGAGTTGTGATTGGCCGTAGTGGAGAGATGATTAAGAAAATCCAGGCTGATACTGGAGTGAAGATACAGTTTAAACCAG ATGATGGTACAGGTCCTGATAAAATAGCCCATATTATGGGTCCACCAGACCAATGTCAACATGCTGCTTCAGTCATTACTGAACTGCTACAGAGCATCCGTGACAGGGAAGAAGGTGGACAGGGG ggCCCGCCAGGTGCTGGATCAGGGATGCCGCCTGGAGGACGAGGCCGGGGTCGAGGGCAGGGCAACTGGGGTGGTCCTCCGGGAGGAGGGATGACCTTCTCCATTCCTGCTCACAAATGTGGGCTGGTCAttggcagaggaggagagaatgtCAAGTCCATCAACCAACAAACTGGGGCATTTGTGGAAATATCCAATCAGCCACCACCCAACGGTGACCCTAACTTCAAATTGTTCACCATCCGAGGGTCCCCTCAGCAGATTGACCATGCGAAACAGCTCATAGAAGAAAAGATAGAG GCTCCATTGTGTCcagtgggtggtggtggtggtggtggtcctgGTCCAGGGGGTCCAGGAGGTCCTGGGGGTCCAGGTGGTCCAGGAGGTCCTGGGGGTCCAGGTGGTCCAATGGGTCCCTATAACCCCAACCCATATAATGCCGGGCCTCCTGGTGGTGCACCTCA TGGAGCTGCACCTAGTGGTCCCCAGTATTATCAGAATTGGGGAAATAACTACCAGCAGTGGCAAGCCCCGGGTCCCCATGACCCCA ataaggcagcagcagaccccAATGCAGCATGGGCAGCATACTATGCACAATATTATGCGCAATACAATAACGGCCAGCAGCCAGGGGGTGCTATGCCAGCCCAGGCTCCCGGAGctggtccagcagcagcagcaccaggagACCAGAGCCAAGCAGCACAGGCCCAAGGAGGCCAGCCAGACTACACTAAGGCCTGGGAGGAGTACTATAAGAAGATGGGCATGA ctcaACCAGCTGCGGgtgcagcaggtgcagcagctgctccagcagcagcagcagcagcagcagcagcagcaaccggaggaggtggaggagctgcaggtgGAGGTCAGCAGGACTACAGTGCCGCCTGGGCTGAGTACTACAGACAGCAGGCGGCCTATTATGGACAGCCAGACCAGTCGCCTGGACAGGCACCTGGTCAGCAGCCAGGACAGCAG GCCCAGTAA
- the LOC131467614 gene encoding mitochondrial adenyl nucleotide antiporter SLC25A24-like isoform X2, which yields MGGQHTWFPWVHCQESDSPGPDREREKKYAELFDQLDLNKDGHIDILELRTGLAERGLSRGSIDKIVKTGDTNQDGVLDFEEFTRYLRTHEKQLKLMFRSLDRNNDGRIDATEIQHSLRTIGVDVNLKDATRILLSMDKDGSMTIDWNEWRDYFLFNPLTNMEDVARYWKRSMMLDIGEQLTVPDEFSEEEKKSGYVWRQLMAGAMAGSVSRTGTAPLERVKVFRQVHGSLVVKGNVLSSFQFMVKEGGLRSLWRGNGMNVLKIAPETAIKFTAYEQIKNIMRGRNESRNLQVHERFVAGSLAGAVAQTAIYPMEVLKTRLILRKTGQFSGIADCAKQILQREGVTAFYKGYLPNMLSIVPYAGIDLAVYETLKFSWLNRNRGFADPGVMVLVGCGAVSSTCGQLASYPLALIRTRMQAQALEKGTPKPSMLALLRNIVTQEGVAGLYRGISPNLLKVIPAVSVSYVVYEYTRIVLGVDIEGDL from the exons ATGGGAGGCCAACACACTTGGTTTCCCTGGGTTCACTGCCAGGAGAGTGATTCCCCTGGTCCCGACCGCGAGAGGGAGAAGAAATATGCGGAGCTGTTCGATCAGCTGGACCTCAACAAAGATGGACACATTGACATCCTTGAACTCCGGACGGGGCTGGCAGAGCGAGGGCTTTCCAGAGGCTCCATAGACAAG ATTGTCAAGACTGGGGACACCAACCAGGATGGAGTACTGGACTTTGAAGAGTTCACACGTTATCTTCGCACCCACGAAAAACAGCTCAAACTCATGTTTAGAAGCCTCGACAGGAACAACGATG GTCGGATAGACGCGACGGAGATCCAGCACTCTCTGCGTACCATTGGAGTGGACGTCAACCTCAAGGATGCCACCAGGATTTTGCTAAG TATGGACAAGGATGGTTCCATGACCATTGACTGGAATGAGTGGcgtgactacttcctgtttaacCCCCTCACCAATATGGAGGATGTGGCACGCTACTGGAAACGATCGATG ATGTTGGATATAGGTGAGCAGCTGACAGTCCCAGATGAAttttcagaggaggagaagaagtctGGGTATGTGTGGCGGCAGTTGATGGCAGGAGCCATGGCTGGGTCTGTATCTCGGACAGGAACTGCGCCCTTGGAGCGCGTCAAAGTCTTCCGACAG GTTCATGGTTCCTTAGTCGTTAAAGGGAACGTCCTGAGCAGTTTTCAGTTCATGGTGAAAGAGGGAGGACTGCGGTCACTGTGGAGAGGCAACGGAATGAATGTTCTTAAAATTGCCCCAGAGACTGCAATCAAGTTCACAGCATATGAGCAG ATCAAGAATATTATGCGTGGCCGTAATGAATCCAGAAATCTGCAGGTCCATGAGAGGTTTGTCGCCGGCTCTTTGGCTGGAGCTGTGGCTCAGACAGCCATCTACCCGATGGAG GTGCTTAAGACCCGTCTGATACTAAGAAAAACAGGCCAGTTCTCAGGAATCGCCGACTGTGCCAAACAGATCCTGCAGAGAGAAGGTGTCACCGCCTTTTACAAGGGTTATCTACCGAACATGCTCAGCATTGTCCCTTATGCTGGCATTGACCTGGCTGTTTATGAG ACTCTGAAGTTTTCCTGgctgaacagaaacagaggTTTCGCCGACCCAGGGGTCATGGTGCTGGTCGGCTGCGGTGCCGTCTCCAGCACCTGTGGACAGCTGGCGAGTTACCCTCTGGCACTGATCCGCACTCGAATGCAGGCACAGG CTTTAGAGAAGGGAACCCCAAAACCCTCCATGTTGGCCTTGCTTCGGAACATTGTGACTCAGGAGGGCGTCGCTGGACTCTACAGAGGAATTTCCCCCAACCTGCTGAAAGTCATTCCTGCAGTCAGTGTGTCCTATGTTGTCTACGAATACACAAGGATAGTCCTGGGAGTGGACATTGAGG GTGATTTGTAG
- the LOC131467614 gene encoding mitochondrial adenyl nucleotide antiporter SLC25A24-like isoform X1: protein MGGQHTWFPWVHCQESDSPGPDREREKKYAELFDQLDLNKDGHIDILELRTGLAERGLSRGSIDKIVKTGDTNQDGVLDFEEFTRYLRTHEKQLKLMFRSLDRNNDGRIDATEIQHSLRTIGVDVNLKDATRILLSMDKDGSMTIDWNEWRDYFLFNPLTNMEDVARYWKRSMMLDIGEQLTVPDEFSEEEKKSGYVWRQLMAGAMAGSVSRTGTAPLERVKVFRQVHGSLVVKGNVLSSFQFMVKEGGLRSLWRGNGMNVLKIAPETAIKFTAYEQIKNIMRGRNESRNLQVHERFVAGSLAGAVAQTAIYPMEVLKTRLILRKTGQFSGIADCAKQILQREGVTAFYKGYLPNMLSIVPYAGIDLAVYETLKFSWLNRNRGFADPGVMVLVGCGAVSSTCGQLASYPLALIRTRMQAQALEKGTPKPSMLALLRNIVTQEGVAGLYRGISPNLLKVIPAVSVSYVVYEYTRIVLGVDIEGRRAGKEKG, encoded by the exons ATGGGAGGCCAACACACTTGGTTTCCCTGGGTTCACTGCCAGGAGAGTGATTCCCCTGGTCCCGACCGCGAGAGGGAGAAGAAATATGCGGAGCTGTTCGATCAGCTGGACCTCAACAAAGATGGACACATTGACATCCTTGAACTCCGGACGGGGCTGGCAGAGCGAGGGCTTTCCAGAGGCTCCATAGACAAG ATTGTCAAGACTGGGGACACCAACCAGGATGGAGTACTGGACTTTGAAGAGTTCACACGTTATCTTCGCACCCACGAAAAACAGCTCAAACTCATGTTTAGAAGCCTCGACAGGAACAACGATG GTCGGATAGACGCGACGGAGATCCAGCACTCTCTGCGTACCATTGGAGTGGACGTCAACCTCAAGGATGCCACCAGGATTTTGCTAAG TATGGACAAGGATGGTTCCATGACCATTGACTGGAATGAGTGGcgtgactacttcctgtttaacCCCCTCACCAATATGGAGGATGTGGCACGCTACTGGAAACGATCGATG ATGTTGGATATAGGTGAGCAGCTGACAGTCCCAGATGAAttttcagaggaggagaagaagtctGGGTATGTGTGGCGGCAGTTGATGGCAGGAGCCATGGCTGGGTCTGTATCTCGGACAGGAACTGCGCCCTTGGAGCGCGTCAAAGTCTTCCGACAG GTTCATGGTTCCTTAGTCGTTAAAGGGAACGTCCTGAGCAGTTTTCAGTTCATGGTGAAAGAGGGAGGACTGCGGTCACTGTGGAGAGGCAACGGAATGAATGTTCTTAAAATTGCCCCAGAGACTGCAATCAAGTTCACAGCATATGAGCAG ATCAAGAATATTATGCGTGGCCGTAATGAATCCAGAAATCTGCAGGTCCATGAGAGGTTTGTCGCCGGCTCTTTGGCTGGAGCTGTGGCTCAGACAGCCATCTACCCGATGGAG GTGCTTAAGACCCGTCTGATACTAAGAAAAACAGGCCAGTTCTCAGGAATCGCCGACTGTGCCAAACAGATCCTGCAGAGAGAAGGTGTCACCGCCTTTTACAAGGGTTATCTACCGAACATGCTCAGCATTGTCCCTTATGCTGGCATTGACCTGGCTGTTTATGAG ACTCTGAAGTTTTCCTGgctgaacagaaacagaggTTTCGCCGACCCAGGGGTCATGGTGCTGGTCGGCTGCGGTGCCGTCTCCAGCACCTGTGGACAGCTGGCGAGTTACCCTCTGGCACTGATCCGCACTCGAATGCAGGCACAGG CTTTAGAGAAGGGAACCCCAAAACCCTCCATGTTGGCCTTGCTTCGGAACATTGTGACTCAGGAGGGCGTCGCTGGACTCTACAGAGGAATTTCCCCCAACCTGCTGAAAGTCATTCCTGCAGTCAGTGTGTCCTATGTTGTCTACGAATACACAAGGATAGTCCTGGGAGTGGACATTGAGGGTAGGAGGGCAGGGAAAGAGAAGGGGTAG
- the LOC131467614 gene encoding mitochondrial adenyl nucleotide antiporter SLC25A23-like isoform X3, with the protein MLDIGEQLTVPDEFSEEEKKSGYVWRQLMAGAMAGSVSRTGTAPLERVKVFRQVHGSLVVKGNVLSSFQFMVKEGGLRSLWRGNGMNVLKIAPETAIKFTAYEQIKNIMRGRNESRNLQVHERFVAGSLAGAVAQTAIYPMEVLKTRLILRKTGQFSGIADCAKQILQREGVTAFYKGYLPNMLSIVPYAGIDLAVYETLKFSWLNRNRGFADPGVMVLVGCGAVSSTCGQLASYPLALIRTRMQAQALEKGTPKPSMLALLRNIVTQEGVAGLYRGISPNLLKVIPAVSVSYVVYEYTRIVLGVDIEGRRAGKEKG; encoded by the exons ATGTTGGATATAGGTGAGCAGCTGACAGTCCCAGATGAAttttcagaggaggagaagaagtctGGGTATGTGTGGCGGCAGTTGATGGCAGGAGCCATGGCTGGGTCTGTATCTCGGACAGGAACTGCGCCCTTGGAGCGCGTCAAAGTCTTCCGACAG GTTCATGGTTCCTTAGTCGTTAAAGGGAACGTCCTGAGCAGTTTTCAGTTCATGGTGAAAGAGGGAGGACTGCGGTCACTGTGGAGAGGCAACGGAATGAATGTTCTTAAAATTGCCCCAGAGACTGCAATCAAGTTCACAGCATATGAGCAG ATCAAGAATATTATGCGTGGCCGTAATGAATCCAGAAATCTGCAGGTCCATGAGAGGTTTGTCGCCGGCTCTTTGGCTGGAGCTGTGGCTCAGACAGCCATCTACCCGATGGAG GTGCTTAAGACCCGTCTGATACTAAGAAAAACAGGCCAGTTCTCAGGAATCGCCGACTGTGCCAAACAGATCCTGCAGAGAGAAGGTGTCACCGCCTTTTACAAGGGTTATCTACCGAACATGCTCAGCATTGTCCCTTATGCTGGCATTGACCTGGCTGTTTATGAG ACTCTGAAGTTTTCCTGgctgaacagaaacagaggTTTCGCCGACCCAGGGGTCATGGTGCTGGTCGGCTGCGGTGCCGTCTCCAGCACCTGTGGACAGCTGGCGAGTTACCCTCTGGCACTGATCCGCACTCGAATGCAGGCACAGG CTTTAGAGAAGGGAACCCCAAAACCCTCCATGTTGGCCTTGCTTCGGAACATTGTGACTCAGGAGGGCGTCGCTGGACTCTACAGAGGAATTTCCCCCAACCTGCTGAAAGTCATTCCTGCAGTCAGTGTGTCCTATGTTGTCTACGAATACACAAGGATAGTCCTGGGAGTGGACATTGAGGGTAGGAGGGCAGGGAAAGAGAAGGGGTAG